The following proteins are co-located in the Micromonospora viridifaciens genome:
- a CDS encoding SMI1/KNR4 family protein — translation MESSRFADQFSPPQSPPIPIDWAVVESWLGLRLPTDYKAIASAYGPLDIGEYIWLHVPCVQADRFDYGIWLRENHRWARISSRMVPPHEPPAFHPAVGGLLAWGETRRSDLLFWDTAASDNPDEWPVVIFHSDAVHAGVNPWRGFGMSLLDTLTAVVHTGLDLPGGGSLGPLPAAARRTAFLPDAHAWAPPAPKPRLVPEQVQREALTAGSGLDTLRRLVPPPEVPCLGDGRWADLFAELGTPLPAEYVALMDLYGAGIWSNWLTFPAPLRSGTTLTAYARERLGWYRDLRDEFPEYHPLPIWPEPGGFLPFADSIDGDSLGWLTDGEPNRWPLIVQPRHHDQGQPLTGTLTDLLLSWLRGRPTAREFPHLDPLDDPLEFADFQPWTNAPYS, via the coding sequence GTGGAAAGCTCTCGCTTCGCTGACCAGTTCAGCCCGCCGCAAAGCCCGCCGATTCCCATCGACTGGGCGGTGGTGGAGTCGTGGCTCGGCCTGCGGCTGCCCACCGATTACAAGGCGATCGCCTCGGCGTACGGGCCGCTGGACATCGGCGAGTACATCTGGCTCCACGTCCCCTGCGTCCAGGCGGACCGGTTCGACTACGGCATCTGGCTACGCGAGAACCACCGGTGGGCGCGGATCTCTTCCCGGATGGTCCCGCCACACGAGCCGCCCGCGTTCCACCCGGCCGTCGGCGGCCTACTCGCCTGGGGCGAGACCCGACGATCAGACCTGCTGTTCTGGGACACCGCCGCCTCCGACAACCCAGACGAGTGGCCCGTGGTGATCTTCCACTCGGATGCGGTGCACGCTGGCGTCAATCCGTGGCGCGGCTTCGGGATGTCGCTGCTGGACACGCTGACCGCAGTGGTTCACACCGGCCTGGATCTGCCCGGCGGTGGCAGCCTGGGCCCGCTGCCGGCGGCTGCCCGCCGGACCGCCTTCCTGCCCGATGCCCACGCCTGGGCTCCACCAGCGCCCAAGCCGCGCCTGGTGCCTGAGCAGGTGCAACGCGAGGCACTCACCGCAGGTAGCGGGCTGGACACATTGCGCCGGCTCGTGCCCCCACCCGAGGTGCCCTGCCTCGGCGACGGCAGATGGGCCGACCTGTTCGCCGAGCTCGGCACCCCCCTGCCGGCCGAATACGTCGCCCTCATGGACCTCTACGGTGCCGGCATCTGGTCGAACTGGCTGACGTTCCCCGCACCGCTGCGCTCAGGCACAACCCTTACCGCCTACGCGCGGGAGCGGCTCGGGTGGTATCGGGACCTGCGAGACGAGTTCCCCGAGTACCACCCGCTGCCCATCTGGCCGGAGCCCGGCGGGTTCCTGCCATTCGCGGACTCTATCGACGGCGACAGCCTCGGCTGGCTGACCGACGGCGAACCCAACCGCTGGCCACTCATCGTCCAACCCCGCCATCACGACCAGGGCCAGCCACTGACCGGCACACTCACCGACCTCCTGCTCAGCTGGTTGCGAGGCAGGCCGACCGCCCGCGAGTTCCCCCACCTTGATCCGCTCGACGATCCGCTGGAGTTCGCCGACTTCCAACCCTGGACCAACGCGCCGTACTCGTGA
- a CDS encoding ATP-binding protein produces MTLLSEPITEVAVTQLRHAVAAAAGAAGLAGDGLEDFVLAVHELVTNVVRHGGGSGRLRLLRDAVSLSCQVIDHGPGTEDVPIALPRPGTPGHRGLWLAQQLTDSLVIDSGPRGTTATVTARLPGIQPSGHG; encoded by the coding sequence ATGACTCTGTTGTCGGAACCGATCACCGAGGTGGCGGTGACGCAGCTGCGGCACGCCGTCGCCGCGGCCGCCGGCGCGGCCGGTCTCGCTGGTGACGGGTTGGAGGACTTCGTCTTGGCCGTGCACGAGCTGGTCACCAATGTCGTGCGGCACGGTGGGGGCAGCGGACGGCTCCGCTTGCTGCGCGACGCCGTGTCCCTGTCCTGCCAGGTCATCGACCACGGTCCCGGAACAGAGGATGTTCCGATCGCCCTGCCGCGCCCCGGAACCCCGGGCCACCGGGGCCTGTGGTTGGCCCAGCAGCTCACCGACAGCCTGGTCATCGACAGCGGGCCCCGTGGGACGACAGCAACCGTCACCGCCCGCCTCCCCGGCATACAGCCGAGCGGGCACGGGTAA
- a CDS encoding STAS domain-containing protein: protein MQVDLERVSFIDSTVLNAFVNAHGRATDRGVSLVLVNPTGHVRRVLSMTGILPTLSTPDSGD from the coding sequence GTGCAGGTCGACCTGGAACGGGTCAGCTTCATCGACTCCACCGTGCTGAACGCGTTCGTCAACGCCCACGGCCGTGCCACCGACAGGGGCGTCAGCCTCGTCCTGGTCAATCCCACCGGCCATGTCCGGCGCGTGCTGTCGATGACCGGGATCCTGCCAACGCTCAGCACGCCCGACTCCGGCGACTAG
- a CDS encoding serine/threonine-protein kinase, whose translation MLGRLLDGRYQCEELLGSGGMGEVWRGRDLRLDRPVAIKVLAAAALMEPMAAERFDREARAAAGLTHPHIVAVYDFGTEENDSYLIMELVEGRTVSALIADGPLTVLQALSIAVQTCDGIAAAHAAGVVHRDVKPGNLIVAATGTVKICDFGIARLPLAEGEKTLTEPATKLGSSSYMSPEQALGQPVDHRTDLYGLGCTLYAMLAGGPPFAGEPLGVLHQHVNAPPQPLRERRPDVPAELDALAAELLAKDPADRPSGAAEVRDRLAALLPRAGTPFPLVPVTPADPGRPGRSRPVIAPSPRPGRPLARYGRVALLAAALLGVALLALTGVTQLDRDDRTPMAGPATPPASATTAVAPRVPAVPLSVAPATPTLRAVASATRSPASPTPSPRATSRRPSPTAPADPIAGMRQSIREQVEAGRLNPDAAKDLHTKVDAIAKAIAENDTDQAEKQLKKLRDKLGELRRDGKLTTDGYDALTADADRIAADLR comes from the coding sequence GTGCTGGGACGTCTGCTGGATGGCCGCTACCAGTGCGAGGAGCTGCTGGGCAGCGGCGGTATGGGTGAGGTGTGGCGCGGTCGTGACCTGCGCCTGGACCGTCCGGTGGCGATCAAGGTGCTCGCCGCGGCGGCCCTGATGGAGCCGATGGCCGCGGAGCGCTTCGACCGGGAGGCCCGTGCGGCGGCCGGGCTGACCCATCCGCACATCGTCGCTGTCTACGACTTCGGCACCGAGGAGAACGACTCCTACCTGATCATGGAACTGGTGGAGGGGCGGACCGTGTCCGCTCTGATCGCCGACGGCCCGCTCACTGTCCTGCAGGCGTTATCGATCGCCGTGCAGACCTGCGACGGGATCGCCGCCGCGCACGCGGCCGGGGTGGTGCACCGGGACGTGAAGCCGGGCAACCTGATCGTCGCCGCCACCGGCACGGTGAAGATCTGCGACTTCGGCATCGCCCGCCTGCCTCTGGCGGAGGGGGAGAAGACCCTCACCGAGCCGGCGACCAAGCTCGGCAGCAGCTCGTACATGTCTCCTGAGCAGGCCCTCGGCCAGCCGGTGGATCACCGCACCGACCTGTACGGGCTGGGCTGCACCCTCTACGCGATGCTCGCCGGCGGTCCGCCGTTCGCTGGCGAGCCGCTCGGCGTGCTGCATCAGCACGTCAACGCGCCACCCCAGCCGCTGCGCGAGCGCCGGCCCGACGTACCCGCCGAGTTGGACGCCCTGGCCGCCGAACTGCTGGCCAAGGATCCCGCCGACCGGCCGTCCGGCGCGGCCGAGGTCCGGGACCGCCTCGCAGCCCTGCTGCCCCGGGCCGGCACGCCTTTTCCCCTCGTGCCGGTCACCCCAGCGGACCCGGGCCGGCCGGGACGGTCCAGGCCGGTGATCGCTCCCTCGCCCAGGCCGGGCCGTCCCCTGGCACGGTATGGGCGCGTGGCGCTGCTGGCGGCGGCCCTGCTCGGCGTCGCGCTGCTCGCCCTGACCGGCGTCACGCAGCTCGACCGCGACGACCGCACTCCGATGGCGGGGCCGGCCACGCCGCCGGCATCGGCCACCACCGCCGTGGCGCCCCGCGTGCCGGCCGTGCCGCTCTCTGTCGCGCCCGCCACGCCGACGCTGCGGGCCGTCGCGTCCGCCACCCGCAGCCCGGCCAGCCCGACACCGAGCCCTCGGGCCACCTCCCGTAGGCCGAGCCCCACTGCACCCGCTGACCCGATCGCCGGCATGCGCCAGTCGATCCGGGAGCAGGTGGAGGCCGGCCGGTTGAACCCGGATGCCGCAAAGGACCTGCACACCAAGGTGGACGCGATCGCGAAGGCGATCGCCGAAAACGACACCGACCAGGCCGAGAAGCAGCTCAAGAAGCTGCGCGACAAGCTCGGCGAGCTGCGACGCGACGGCAAGCTCACCACCGACGGCTACGACGCCCTGACCGCCGACGCCGACCGGATCGCCGCCGACCTGCGGTAA
- a CDS encoding M36 family metallopeptidase: MRPTDGQLAAVRDLVAASGAGTRVSWDGRFGTPRTIRKDGGWLTGPRSGDPVSVARSFIDANRDAFGLTAADVASLAVTRDHELIGTGTHVVNFAQTYAGLPAVRGGRLGVAVAGDGRVLSYAGNSARGGGLTAAHTLSAGQVLEGVAGRLAPGVAYTAKPSGERAGFQVFAKGPFAGESYVQKAAFPTRDGARPAYRVLFIKALDQAWDTVVDAATGETLYRASLVAHDAEGTVYENYPGAPAGGAPVVKSFGLTAQSPSGYVDPTGLVGLAGSTTLGNNANTYANYSNFLVPADQGPRPVSLTGQFNYAYAANWARSKGQSVPPSYALDLNPAATNLFWHHNRIHDEFRALGFTESAGNFQVNNGGSGGQGGDPVLGLVHAGAATGGSPTYTGRDNAYMLTLPDGIPAWSGMFLWEPVNDSFEGPYSDGNFDASVIEHEYAHGLSNRYVSGEDNALNTHQSGSMGEGWGDWYALNYLYGNQLATTAVVGQYATGNTERGIRNWSYDQNPTGYGDLGYDLGGPEVHADGEIWTTILWEMRKALVARYGEATGGEIAARLITDAMPLSPADPSFIDMRDAIRTALDNRYHHRSDYAALVDVVYGAFAKRGLGLHAVSDGGDDTDPTPSYEHANPARNGTLTGTVVNAATGKPIPGARIMLGVFEARVTPLRTSSTDGGFSAPITAGTYSVTIAAEGFGARTFPGIKVTAGKTSALRFALAPNLASAANGATIVSATTTGATRLIDDTEASSWKTTPGTGNAVVKLAAPAQISSIQVSAFTTSRFEGLRGFTLQTSTDGTNWQTALTKADAFTYQTPRPAAPDLHYKQFTLPQPMQAQYVRFWADTALGETKTDVHAELQVFSPTATGVEPLPPSPPDEPVTETGVIVTGNPSTGTADDATGVTATAFKTACAVPAAPAQGADGWVTALPDSFGDGAHEAHVQSESTAPYDFDLYFYDDSCTLLGSAASSAADESGTIPSGTQFILTQLWLGAAVPFTLTATDTR, translated from the coding sequence GTGCGGCCCACCGACGGCCAGCTGGCCGCGGTGCGCGACCTGGTCGCGGCTTCGGGCGCCGGTACCCGGGTCAGTTGGGACGGGCGTTTCGGTACGCCGCGGACGATCCGCAAGGACGGTGGCTGGCTCACCGGCCCGCGTTCGGGAGATCCAGTGTCGGTGGCCCGGTCGTTTATCGACGCTAACCGGGACGCGTTCGGCCTCACGGCGGCGGACGTGGCGTCGCTGGCTGTCACACGAGATCACGAGTTGATCGGTACCGGCACGCACGTGGTGAACTTCGCGCAGACGTACGCGGGCTTGCCGGCGGTGCGGGGTGGGCGTCTCGGAGTGGCCGTGGCCGGCGACGGGCGGGTCCTGTCCTACGCCGGCAACTCAGCCCGCGGCGGCGGGCTCACCGCAGCGCACACGCTGTCCGCCGGGCAGGTGCTCGAGGGCGTGGCCGGCAGGCTCGCCCCGGGTGTGGCCTACACGGCGAAGCCGAGCGGCGAGCGCGCCGGCTTCCAGGTGTTCGCCAAGGGACCGTTCGCCGGCGAGTCCTACGTGCAGAAGGCGGCGTTTCCCACCCGGGACGGCGCCCGGCCCGCCTACCGGGTGCTGTTCATCAAGGCCCTCGACCAGGCGTGGGACACCGTTGTCGACGCGGCGACCGGGGAAACGCTGTACCGGGCGTCGCTGGTGGCGCACGACGCCGAAGGCACCGTGTACGAGAACTACCCGGGTGCCCCGGCCGGCGGCGCCCCGGTCGTTAAGTCGTTCGGGCTGACCGCCCAGTCTCCCTCGGGTTACGTCGACCCGACCGGGTTGGTGGGTCTGGCGGGCTCGACGACGCTGGGCAACAACGCCAACACGTACGCCAACTACTCGAATTTCCTGGTCCCCGCCGACCAGGGGCCGCGGCCGGTGAGCCTCACCGGGCAGTTCAACTACGCGTACGCCGCGAACTGGGCCCGCAGCAAGGGCCAGTCCGTGCCGCCGTCCTACGCCCTGGATCTCAACCCGGCGGCAACGAACCTGTTCTGGCACCACAACCGCATCCACGACGAGTTCCGGGCGCTGGGCTTCACCGAGTCCGCAGGCAACTTCCAGGTCAACAACGGCGGCAGCGGCGGGCAGGGCGGCGACCCGGTGCTGGGGCTGGTTCATGCCGGAGCGGCCACCGGCGGCTCCCCCACCTACACCGGCCGGGACAACGCCTACATGCTCACCCTCCCCGACGGGATTCCCGCCTGGAGCGGCATGTTCCTGTGGGAGCCGGTCAACGACAGCTTCGAAGGGCCGTACTCGGACGGCAACTTCGACGCCTCCGTCATCGAGCACGAGTACGCGCACGGGCTGTCCAACCGATACGTCAGCGGCGAGGACAACGCCCTCAACACCCACCAATCCGGCTCGATGGGTGAGGGCTGGGGCGACTGGTACGCGCTGAACTACCTTTACGGCAACCAGCTCGCCACCACCGCCGTGGTCGGCCAGTACGCCACCGGCAACACCGAACGCGGCATCCGCAACTGGAGCTACGACCAGAACCCCACCGGCTACGGCGACCTCGGCTACGACCTCGGCGGCCCCGAGGTCCACGCAGACGGGGAGATCTGGACCACCATCCTGTGGGAGATGCGCAAGGCACTCGTCGCCCGGTACGGGGAAGCCACTGGCGGTGAGATCGCCGCACGACTGATCACCGACGCGATGCCGCTGTCCCCGGCGGACCCGTCGTTCATCGACATGCGTGACGCAATCCGTACCGCCTTGGACAACCGCTACCACCACCGTTCCGACTACGCCGCGCTCGTGGACGTCGTGTACGGCGCGTTCGCCAAGCGGGGCCTGGGCCTGCATGCCGTCAGTGACGGCGGCGACGACACCGACCCCACCCCCTCCTACGAGCACGCGAACCCGGCCCGCAATGGCACCCTGACCGGAACGGTCGTCAACGCCGCCACCGGCAAGCCCATCCCCGGCGCTCGGATCATGCTCGGCGTGTTCGAAGCCAGGGTCACCCCGCTGCGGACCTCGTCGACGGATGGCGGGTTCTCCGCGCCGATCACCGCCGGCACTTACTCGGTGACGATCGCGGCCGAGGGTTTCGGCGCCCGAACCTTCCCGGGCATCAAGGTCACCGCCGGCAAGACCTCGGCGTTGCGGTTCGCCCTGGCACCCAACCTCGCCTCGGCCGCCAACGGCGCCACCATCGTCTCCGCCACCACCACCGGCGCCACCCGGCTGATCGACGACACCGAGGCCAGCAGCTGGAAGACCACCCCGGGAACCGGGAACGCGGTGGTCAAACTGGCCGCCCCGGCCCAGATCTCGTCGATCCAGGTCAGCGCCTTCACCACCTCCCGATTCGAGGGACTGCGCGGGTTCACCCTGCAGACCTCCACGGACGGAACGAACTGGCAGACCGCCCTGACCAAGGCCGACGCCTTCACCTACCAGACGCCTCGGCCGGCCGCGCCTGACCTGCACTACAAGCAGTTCACCCTCCCGCAGCCGATGCAGGCACAGTACGTACGCTTCTGGGCCGACACCGCGCTCGGCGAGACCAAGACCGACGTGCACGCCGAGCTGCAGGTCTTCTCCCCCACCGCCACCGGGGTCGAGCCGCTGCCGCCGTCACCGCCGGACGAGCCGGTGACCGAGACCGGGGTGATCGTCACCGGCAACCCGTCCACCGGGACGGCCGACGACGCCACCGGCGTCACGGCCACGGCGTTCAAGACGGCCTGCGCGGTGCCGGCGGCGCCAGCGCAGGGCGCGGACGGCTGGGTCACCGCGTTGCCGGACAGCTTCGGCGACGGCGCCCACGAGGCGCACGTGCAAAGCGAAAGCACTGCCCCGTACGACTTCGACCTCTACTTCTACGACGACTCATGCACCCTGCTCGGCTCAGCGGCCTCCTCAGCCGCAGACGAATCCGGCACCATCCCCAGCGGAACCCAATTCATCCTCACCCAACTGTGGCTGGGCGCCGCGGTCCCGTTCACCCTCACCGCCACGGACACGAGGTGA
- a CDS encoding excalibur calcium-binding domain-containing protein, which translates to MTTPTPPHDGQHEIPLDDTAVLPILPTPPTSTKRKALPLLVACAALLGLCCGGAAIIAAKNSDFAQPSASNTTPGNRFLAIDASPTPPTAEPTTADPGTGGDTAKPKTAAPRVSAKPTVTRTTSPRPAPTTTQPKPPPATDPRFRNCKEANAAGYGPYRRGVDPEYAWYRDPNGDGLVCEHR; encoded by the coding sequence ATGACAACACCTACCCCGCCTCACGACGGCCAGCACGAGATACCGCTCGACGACACGGCAGTCCTGCCGATCCTTCCCACGCCTCCCACATCGACCAAGAGAAAGGCACTGCCGTTGCTGGTTGCCTGCGCCGCCCTCCTTGGACTCTGTTGCGGCGGCGCAGCGATCATCGCAGCAAAGAACTCCGACTTCGCGCAGCCCTCTGCCAGCAACACGACGCCCGGCAACCGCTTCCTTGCCATCGATGCAAGCCCCACACCACCGACAGCAGAACCCACCACGGCGGATCCGGGCACCGGGGGAGACACCGCCAAGCCCAAGACCGCGGCGCCCAGGGTCTCCGCCAAGCCGACGGTCACCCGAACCACTAGCCCACGACCAGCCCCAACCACCACCCAACCAAAGCCGCCACCGGCGACCGATCCTCGCTTCCGCAACTGCAAGGAAGCGAACGCGGCCGGCTACGGCCCGTACCGTAGGGGCGTCGACCCGGAGTACGCCTGGTACCGCGATCCAAACGGCGACGGCCTCGTGTGCGAACATCGGTAA